A section of the Bacteroidales bacterium genome encodes:
- a CDS encoding cupin domain-containing protein produces the protein MEPGNLFKKNNIAGKEELFDTLLENKNLKIESIVSAGHTTPENTWYDQQDDEWVILLKGEAEILFEKENNKVQLREGDYILIPAHCKHRVTYTSTVPQCIWLAVHIK, from the coding sequence ATGGAACCAGGTAACCTTTTCAAAAAAAATAATATTGCTGGTAAAGAAGAATTATTTGATACTCTTCTTGAAAATAAAAATTTAAAAATAGAAAGCATTGTTTCTGCCGGACATACAACCCCTGAAAACACATGGTACGACCAGCAAGATGATGAATGGGTTATTTTATTGAAAGGTGAAGCTGAGATATTATTTGAAAAAGAAAATAATAAAGTGCAATTACGAGAAGGTGATTATATTTTAATTCCGGCTCATTGCAAACACCGGGTTACATACACATCAACGGTTCCGCAGTGTATCTGGCTTGCTGTTCATATTAAGTAA
- a CDS encoding L-threonylcarbamoyladenylate synthase, translating into MLIKLYPENPNPRHIGQIVECLKNGGIIIYPTDTVYGMGCDIFQHKAVERIAQIKGIRPEKANFSFICYDLSHLSDFTKQISNDVFKLMKRTLPGPFTYILNANNNVPKLFESKKKTVGIRIPDNSIAREIVNRLGNPIMSTSIKDNDDLLQYTTDPELIYERYRDIVDIVIDGGFGGIEPSTVIDCTKEEFDIIRQGKGIVDDYS; encoded by the coding sequence ATGTTAATTAAATTATATCCCGAAAACCCTAATCCACGCCATATCGGGCAAATTGTTGAATGCCTGAAAAATGGCGGTATTATTATTTACCCCACCGATACAGTTTATGGTATGGGCTGTGATATTTTCCAGCATAAAGCAGTAGAACGCATTGCACAGATAAAAGGTATACGACCTGAAAAAGCTAATTTCTCTTTTATTTGTTACGATTTAAGTCACTTATCTGATTTTACAAAACAAATCAGCAATGATGTTTTCAAATTAATGAAAAGAACATTACCCGGACCATTTACATACATTCTGAATGCAAATAATAATGTTCCTAAACTTTTTGAAAGCAAGAAAAAAACCGTAGGTATACGTATACCCGACAACAGTATTGCCCGTGAAATTGTAAACCGGCTGGGAAACCCTATCATGAGCACTTCAATAAAAGATAATGATGATTTACTCCAATACACCACCGACCCGGAACTTATCTATGAACGTTATCGTGATATTGTAGATATTGTTATCGACGGCGGTTTTGGAGGCATAGAACCTTCTACTGTTATTGATTGTACTAAAGAAGAATTCGATATCATACGTCAGGGAAAAGGAATCGTTGACGATTATTCTTAA
- a CDS encoding DUF4199 domain-containing protein gives MEPSTETKKISVARNALNYGFLLGITLIILSLLFYILNVDYQSVAQYISIVIMIVGMIIGILAYRKNNNGFITYGQSLGNGVLIGLFSAILVSIYTIIFFTLIDPGMIDVILRQAEEKMIEKNPNMTDEQIEMAMSYSRKFMTPLSMAIWGTIMSTVYAFVASLIISIFTRKVDNSFEANFR, from the coding sequence ATGGAACCGTCAACAGAAACCAAAAAAATCAGCGTTGCCAGAAATGCTTTAAACTATGGCTTTTTGCTTGGTATTACCTTAATTATTTTATCACTGCTTTTTTATATATTGAATGTCGATTATCAAAGCGTTGCCCAATATATTAGTATTGTAATAATGATAGTTGGAATGATTATAGGCATTTTAGCCTACAGAAAAAACAATAATGGATTTATTACCTATGGACAATCTCTGGGTAACGGAGTGCTTATTGGATTATTTTCAGCAATTCTCGTTTCAATATATACGATCATCTTTTTTACATTGATTGATCCCGGAATGATAGATGTGATTCTTAGGCAGGCTGAAGAAAAAATGATTGAAAAAAATCCCAACATGACCGATGAACAAATTGAGATGGCGATGAGTTATTCCCGGAAATTCATGACACCTCTGTCGATGGCAATATGGGGTACGATTATGAGTACAGTATACGCATTTGTTGCTTCCTTAATCATTTCAATATTTACCCGTAAAGTGGATAATTCATTCGAAGCTAATTTCAGATAA
- a CDS encoding glycosyltransferase, producing the protein MDISIVIPLLNEDESLPELSAWIEKVMNENRFSYEIIFVDDGSTDRSWEIIEHLSEKNKNIKGIKFRRNYGKSAALNCGFLDAQGDVVITMDADMQDSPDEIPELYKMIKEKGFHLVSGWKQKRYDPITKTLPTKLFNWAARKMSKIKLHDFNCGLKAYRNDVVKNIEVYGEMHRYIPVIAKWSGFSKIGEKVVQHRKRQYGKTKFGMSRFINGFLDLISLSFVGKFGKKPMHFFGLWGTFLFFIGFVIATYLVYAKFAMDSYKMTERPLFYLGLLCMIIGAQMFLTGFIAEMISRNSLDRNNYIIEKKISL; encoded by the coding sequence ATGGATATTTCAATTGTTATTCCCTTATTAAATGAAGATGAATCCTTACCTGAACTTTCAGCATGGATTGAAAAGGTTATGAATGAAAATAGATTCTCGTATGAAATTATTTTCGTTGATGATGGAAGTACTGACCGTTCGTGGGAGATAATAGAACACCTTTCTGAAAAAAATAAAAATATCAAAGGAATAAAATTCCGTCGTAATTATGGAAAATCAGCAGCATTGAATTGTGGATTCCTGGATGCACAGGGCGATGTTGTAATTACTATGGATGCCGACATGCAGGATTCGCCTGATGAAATTCCTGAATTATATAAAATGATAAAGGAAAAAGGTTTTCATCTTGTTTCAGGATGGAAACAAAAACGCTACGATCCTATTACGAAAACCCTTCCCACCAAGTTATTCAATTGGGCTGCCCGTAAAATGAGTAAAATAAAACTACATGATTTCAATTGCGGGTTGAAAGCATACCGGAACGATGTTGTGAAAAATATAGAAGTGTATGGCGAAATGCATCGCTATATTCCTGTAATAGCAAAATGGTCGGGTTTTTCAAAGATTGGCGAAAAAGTTGTTCAACACCGTAAACGTCAATACGGAAAAACAAAGTTCGGGATGAGCCGGTTTATCAATGGTTTTCTTGATTTGATATCTTTATCTTTTGTTGGAAAATTTGGGAAAAAACCGATGCACTTTTTTGGTTTATGGGGAACATTCCTTTTCTTTATAGGATTTGTAATTGCAACATACCTTGTTTATGCAAAGTTTGCAATGGATTCCTATAAAATGACTGAAAGACCATTGTTCTACCTGGGTTTATTATGTATGATTATTGGTGCGCAAATGTTCCTTACCGGTTTTATTGCTGAAATGATTTCAAGGAATTCATTGGATAGGAATAATTATATTATCGAGAAAAAAATAAGTTTATAG
- a CDS encoding glycoside hydrolase family 43 C-terminal domain-containing protein, translated as MKYNLYLFLIFGILIFLFSCSGTPDKSKATIAEVKNIKDTFKNNDDFFKEKIIGTWSAFETVRGETISFDSDGKFKGYDGRTRYEGTWEIKEHKINLSTNGLFYLDIKDDTLYLDSTKYMRQPPALSDKNK; from the coding sequence ATGAAATATAATTTATATTTATTCCTGATTTTTGGAATTCTTATTTTTTTATTTTCTTGTTCGGGTACTCCTGATAAAAGCAAGGCCACTATTGCTGAAGTGAAAAATATTAAGGATACTTTTAAAAATAATGACGATTTTTTTAAAGAAAAAATTATTGGTACATGGTCGGCATTTGAAACCGTAAGAGGTGAAACGATTTCATTTGACAGCGATGGAAAATTTAAAGGATATGATGGACGTACCAGGTATGAAGGAACATGGGAAATTAAAGAGCATAAAATAAATTTATCTACAAACGGCTTATTTTACCTTGACATAAAAGACGACACGCTATATCTTGATTCTACAAAGTATATGCGTCAGCCGCCGGCATTGTCAGATAAGAATAAATAA
- a CDS encoding AAA family ATPase — protein MIISRLILKNWKNFKDVDIELKERVFLIGANASGKSNLLDVFRFLRDIAKPGGGLQKAVTDRGGISKIRSLAARRHPDVEIEVHISDFGSEEIIWKYAIGIKQEARGYRLPYLSYEKVWDGNKLIINRPEDDDKKDKVRLTQTYLEQINTNKDFREISRFFENALYLHLVPQLLKYPSAFTGQDLPGDPFGKGFLERVAKTNEKTRKAWLNKIEHALKIAVPQLTNLEYTTERGYPHLEVTYSHWRPGAGRQREEQFSDGTLRLIGLLWLLQEGDSLLLLEEPELSLNGAIVSKLAPLIYKLQKQRKRQVLISTHSSDLLNDRGISLKEIAVLEPASEGTKITIASNIKDVKKMLDTGMSPASAILPRVKPKDINQLSLEI, from the coding sequence ATGATTATATCAAGATTGATATTAAAGAATTGGAAAAATTTTAAAGATGTAGATATTGAGCTAAAAGAAAGGGTTTTTCTAATAGGGGCGAATGCTTCAGGTAAATCTAATCTGTTGGATGTTTTTCGATTTTTAAGAGATATTGCAAAACCTGGAGGTGGATTACAAAAAGCAGTAACTGATAGAGGTGGGATTTCTAAAATTCGCTCTCTGGCAGCAAGAAGACATCCAGATGTAGAAATTGAAGTTCATATTTCTGATTTTGGTTCAGAAGAAATTATTTGGAAATATGCTATTGGAATTAAACAGGAAGCAAGAGGTTATAGACTTCCTTATTTATCTTATGAAAAAGTTTGGGATGGAAATAAATTAATAATAAATCGTCCAGAAGATGATGATAAAAAAGATAAAGTTAGATTAACACAAACTTATCTTGAACAAATTAATACTAATAAAGATTTCAGGGAGATTTCAAGATTTTTTGAAAATGCACTTTATCTACATTTAGTGCCTCAATTATTAAAATATCCTTCTGCTTTTACAGGGCAAGATTTACCAGGTGATCCTTTTGGAAAAGGATTTTTGGAACGTGTTGCAAAAACAAATGAAAAAACTCGTAAAGCATGGTTAAATAAAATTGAACATGCTCTTAAGATAGCTGTCCCACAATTGACGAATCTTGAATATACAACAGAAAGAGGTTATCCTCATCTTGAAGTTACATATTCACATTGGAGACCTGGTGCAGGAAGGCAAAGAGAAGAACAGTTTAGTGATGGAACACTTAGATTAATCGGTCTTCTATGGTTATTACAGGAAGGTGATTCTTTATTATTACTTGAAGAACCTGAACTTTCGTTAAATGGAGCAATAGTTTCAAAATTAGCACCGTTAATATATAAACTTCAAAAACAAAGAAAAAGACAAGTATTAATTTCTACTCACAGTTCAGATTTATTAAATGACAGAGGTATTTCTTTAAAAGAAATTGCAGTATTGGAACCTGCATCGGAAGGTACTAAAATAACAATTGCTTCAAATATTAAAGATGTAAAAAAAATGCTTGATACAGGAATGAGTCCTGCATCAGCAATATTACCCCGAGTGAAACCAAAAGATATTAATCAACTATCTCTTGAAATATAA
- a CDS encoding DUF4276 family protein, protein MNPIPLNLVFEDQISEFVMRKLAAICDDKFFISYSYYEEGFGYIKKNIDGFNEASKGCAFFVLTDLDKTDCAPTLIKNWLNKKVHNNLIFRVAVREVEAWLLADIEGFSEYTGISIANFYDNPEKIDDPKIELFRLIKKCRKREIREDILPKDEYAKIGPNYNERLGEFVFKYWNVERAAKRSISLKKALSHLSRFDYI, encoded by the coding sequence ATGAATCCTATTCCTCTGAACCTTGTATTTGAAGACCAAATCAGCGAATTTGTAATGAGAAAACTTGCAGCTATTTGTGATGACAAATTCTTTATTTCTTATTCATATTACGAAGAAGGATTTGGGTATATAAAAAAAAATATAGATGGTTTTAATGAAGCATCGAAAGGTTGTGCTTTTTTTGTTCTCACAGATTTGGACAAAACCGATTGTGCTCCAACTTTAATTAAAAATTGGTTGAATAAAAAGGTTCACAATAATTTAATTTTTAGAGTTGCTGTCAGAGAAGTTGAAGCATGGTTGTTGGCAGATATAGAAGGATTCTCGGAATATACAGGAATATCAATTGCTAATTTTTATGATAATCCTGAAAAGATTGATGATCCAAAGATTGAACTTTTTAGATTGATAAAAAAATGTCGAAAAAGAGAAATTAGAGAAGATATATTACCAAAAGATGAATATGCGAAAATAGGTCCTAATTATAATGAGAGATTAGGTGAATTTGTTTTTAAGTATTGGAATGTTGAAAGGGCGGCAAAGCGTTCAATTAGTTTAAAAAAAGCACTTTCTCACCTTTCAAGATTTGATTATATTTAA
- a CDS encoding glycosyltransferase, which yields MSTKKIVIIGSAYPLRGGGLATYNERLALEYIRNGCDVTIYTFSLQYPSFLFPGKTQYSEGPAPKDLNIKITVNSINPLTWLKTGKEIRKLKPDIVIIKFWIPFMGPCLGKIARIIKKNNHTKIVSIIDNIIPHEKRSGDRMLANYFVKAIDGFVVMSKSVLNDLETFDKSKPKVFCLHPLYDNYGEIIPKEIAKQKLGLNNSLKYLLFFGFIRDYKGLDLLLEAFSKCIEKDKTLRLIVAGEFYTDSKPYLEIIKKHKLEEYVLMHTDFIPDEKVAEYFCASDIVVQPYKDATQSGVTQIAYHFNKPMIVTDVGGLAEIIPDEKVGYVVKPVISEITDAILKFYQQNKENDFSANARIEKEKYSWNNMLKAIEQI from the coding sequence ATGAGTACAAAAAAAATAGTTATCATTGGCTCGGCTTATCCCTTACGCGGTGGAGGTCTTGCAACATATAATGAACGACTTGCCCTTGAATATATACGAAATGGTTGTGATGTTACTATATATACATTTTCATTACAATATCCCTCTTTTCTTTTTCCAGGTAAAACACAGTATTCAGAAGGTCCCGCGCCAAAAGATTTAAATATTAAAATTACTGTCAATTCCATAAATCCACTTACCTGGCTGAAAACAGGCAAAGAAATTCGCAAACTAAAACCGGATATTGTTATAATAAAATTCTGGATTCCTTTTATGGGTCCATGTTTGGGAAAGATTGCGCGCATCATTAAAAAAAATAATCATACAAAAATAGTTTCTATTATTGATAATATAATTCCTCATGAAAAAAGATCTGGCGACAGGATGCTTGCGAATTATTTTGTTAAGGCAATTGATGGTTTTGTAGTTATGTCGAAATCAGTTCTGAATGATTTGGAAACATTTGATAAGAGCAAACCTAAAGTTTTTTGTTTGCATCCACTGTATGATAATTATGGAGAAATAATTCCTAAAGAAATTGCAAAACAAAAACTAGGGTTGAATAATTCATTAAAATATTTATTATTCTTTGGATTTATCAGGGATTACAAAGGCCTCGACCTTTTGCTCGAAGCATTTTCGAAATGTATTGAAAAAGATAAAACTTTAAGACTAATTGTAGCCGGCGAATTTTATACCGATTCAAAACCCTATTTAGAAATTATAAAAAAGCATAAACTGGAAGAATATGTTTTAATGCATACTGATTTTATTCCCGATGAAAAAGTAGCAGAATATTTTTGTGCATCAGATATTGTAGTTCAGCCATACAAAGATGCAACACAAAGCGGCGTTACACAAATTGCATATCATTTTAATAAACCAATGATAGTAACTGATGTGGGTGGACTTGCAGAAATAATCCCTGATGAAAAAGTTGGCTATGTTGTAAAACCTGTGATTTCTGAAATTACTGATGCAATCCTGAAATTTTATCAACAAAATAAAGAGAATGATTTTTCGGCAAATGCCAGAATTGAAAAAGAAAAATATTCCTGGAATAATATGCTTAAAGCGATTGAACAAATTTAA
- a CDS encoding SagB/ThcOx family dehydrogenase has product MKKVFLVLFVLISSTVISQNTNTDSVKVKLPKPSLKGSMSVEEALSVRRSIRVYKDTSLTLKEVSQILWAAYGITDTIRRNGIGLHTAPSAMALYPLSIYIVAGNILDLPSGIYRYHPKGHYLSLIKSGDYRTDLYEASNNQYMIKSAPFNIVYSADTSLVNNRYGKNTGIIMASMDLGHSAENVYLQATALDLGTCAVGGLKPEKVAAIFNMTENEKAVYIMPVGRY; this is encoded by the coding sequence ATGAAAAAAGTATTTTTAGTTTTATTTGTATTGATATCTTCAACAGTGATTAGTCAAAACACAAACACTGACTCTGTAAAAGTAAAATTACCGAAACCTTCATTAAAAGGCAGTATGTCGGTTGAAGAAGCTTTATCGGTTAGGCGTTCAATAAGAGTATATAAAGACACATCACTCACGTTAAAAGAAGTTTCCCAAATACTTTGGGCTGCATATGGAATAACGGATACCATACGACGAAATGGTATCGGCTTGCATACAGCGCCATCGGCAATGGCATTGTATCCCTTATCAATTTATATTGTTGCAGGAAATATTTTGGATTTGCCATCAGGAATATATCGTTATCACCCGAAAGGGCATTACCTGTCGTTAATAAAATCCGGTGATTACAGAACCGATTTATACGAGGCATCAAATAACCAGTATATGATAAAATCAGCGCCATTCAATATTGTTTATTCTGCTGATACTTCATTGGTGAATAACAGATACGGTAAAAATACAGGTATAATTATGGCCAGCATGGACCTTGGTCATTCCGCTGAAAATGTTTATTTACAAGCAACAGCTTTGGATTTGGGAACTTGTGCTGTAGGCGGATTAAAGCCCGAAAAAGTTGCTGCAATATTTAATATGACGGAGAATGAGAAAGCTGTTTATATTATGCCTGTTGGCAGATATTAA
- a CDS encoding SagB/ThcOx family dehydrogenase, translated as MSLVESLWKRRSIRVYKDTCLSLNEVSMLLWAAYGVSDSVKWGGIGLHTAPSAGALYPLEVYLVAGNITGLPSGIYRYHPLGHYLTLIKSGDYRVELYEASLYQGMIKNASASIVYSAVFARTTGKYGKRGRERYVCMDLGHSGENVYLQATAMGIGTCAIGAFDDSKISKIMQMPKVEEPLYIMPLGKLKDE; from the coding sequence ATGTCGCTGGTTGAATCATTATGGAAAAGGCGTTCAATAAGGGTATATAAAGATACCTGTCTTTCACTTAATGAAGTTTCTATGTTGTTGTGGGCGGCATATGGCGTTTCTGATTCTGTTAAATGGGGCGGTATAGGTCTGCATACAGCGCCATCAGCAGGTGCGCTGTATCCTTTAGAAGTATATTTAGTCGCAGGAAATATTACAGGTTTACCTTCAGGTATATATAGATACCATCCATTAGGTCATTATCTAACGCTTATTAAATCGGGGGATTATAGGGTTGAATTATATGAAGCATCATTATATCAGGGAATGATAAAAAATGCATCTGCAAGTATTGTGTATTCTGCGGTTTTTGCAAGAACTACCGGTAAATACGGTAAAAGAGGGAGAGAGCGTTATGTGTGTATGGACCTGGGGCATTCCGGCGAAAATGTGTATTTGCAGGCTACTGCTATGGGTATAGGCACTTGTGCTATTGGCGCATTTGATGATAGCAAGATTTCAAAGATTATGCAAATGCCAAAAGTTGAAGAACCTCTTTACATAATGCCATTGGGCAAATTGAAGGATGAATAA
- a CDS encoding DUF1015 domain-containing protein, whose product MSIIKPFKGLRPPKEIVKEVASRPYDVLNSAEARAEATEKSLLHITKPEIDFAPGTDEHTQAVYDKAVENFKKWQKNGWLVPEKKEMYYVYAQTMIGRTQYGLVACANVDDYMNGIIKKHELTRKDKEEDRMKHVRNNNANIEPVFFSYPAVAEIDDIVNKITKTPAIYDFVTDDGFGHEFWLIDDDATIKKITELFAKKVPYLYVADGHHRTAAAALVGNEKKQKNPNHTGKEEYNYFLAVIFPDNQLNIIDYNRVVKDLNGLTPAQLVEKLKEKFSVTEKGHEIFKPVKLHEFGMYLDGKWYALNAKPGTYNDNDPIGVLDVTILSNLILDQILGIKDLRTDKRIDFVGGIRGLGELKKRVDSGEMKVAFALYPVSMKQLITIADTGNIMPPKTTWFEPKLRSGLVVHLLD is encoded by the coding sequence ATGTCAATAATAAAACCATTCAAAGGACTACGTCCGCCGAAAGAAATTGTAAAAGAAGTTGCATCTCGTCCTTATGATGTTCTTAATTCAGCTGAAGCAAGAGCAGAAGCAACAGAAAAATCGCTGTTACATATTACAAAACCGGAAATAGATTTTGCCCCGGGAACAGATGAACACACACAAGCAGTATATGACAAAGCTGTTGAGAATTTTAAAAAGTGGCAAAAGAACGGATGGCTTGTTCCTGAAAAAAAAGAAATGTATTACGTGTATGCTCAGACAATGATAGGTCGCACACAATATGGTCTTGTTGCCTGCGCCAATGTTGATGACTACATGAATGGCATTATCAAGAAACACGAACTTACCCGCAAGGACAAGGAAGAAGATCGCATGAAACATGTGAGAAACAACAATGCTAATATTGAACCTGTTTTCTTCTCCTACCCTGCTGTTGCGGAGATTGATGATATTGTAAATAAAATTACAAAGACACCGGCAATCTATGATTTTGTTACAGATGATGGATTCGGCCATGAATTCTGGCTAATAGATGATGATGCCACTATTAAAAAAATAACTGAGCTTTTTGCTAAAAAAGTTCCTTACTTATATGTAGCCGATGGTCATCACCGCACTGCTGCTGCCGCTTTAGTAGGAAATGAAAAAAAACAGAAAAACCCGAACCATACAGGAAAAGAAGAATATAATTATTTTCTCGCTGTTATATTCCCAGATAATCAATTAAACATCATTGATTATAACCGCGTAGTAAAAGATCTAAATGGACTTACTCCTGCTCAACTTGTGGAAAAATTAAAAGAGAAATTTTCTGTTACCGAAAAAGGTCATGAAATATTTAAACCCGTAAAACTGCACGAGTTCGGAATGTATTTGGATGGCAAGTGGTATGCTTTAAATGCAAAACCCGGAACATACAATGATAACGACCCTATCGGTGTGCTTGATGTTACCATACTTTCCAATCTTATACTGGATCAAATTCTTGGGATTAAAGATTTAAGAACCGATAAAAGAATTGATTTTGTTGGCGGTATACGTGGACTTGGTGAATTAAAAAAACGTGTGGACAGTGGCGAGATGAAAGTTGCTTTTGCGCTTTATCCTGTTTCAATGAAACAATTAATTACAATTGCTGATACAGGAAACATCATGCCTCCAAAAACTACCTGGTTTGAGCCAAAGCTGAGAAGCGGACTGGTGGTGCATCTTTTGGATTAA
- a CDS encoding NAD(P)-dependent oxidoreductase, with the protein MTKVLIATEKPFAKIAQDGIKEIFDKAGFETWFSEPKESYELISFLQDVNPDAMIIRSDKATKEVIEAGKNLKIIVRAGAGYDNIDLAAATAKGIVAMNTPGQNSNAVAELAAGMMVFMARAQFKGGSGSELKGKKLGLHAYGHVPKMLANIAKGFGMEVYAFDPFVPEANITKDGVKVVKNIEELYSTCHYVSLHIPANDKTKKSINFDLMSKMPKGGTIVNTARKEVMDEGCLKKMLEERPDFKYISDIAPECHADLLKYENRYYSTPKKQGAETSEANINAGLAAANQIVNFIKKGDKTFQVNK; encoded by the coding sequence ATGACAAAAGTTTTAATAGCAACCGAAAAACCTTTTGCTAAAATAGCACAAGATGGTATAAAAGAAATTTTTGATAAAGCTGGTTTTGAAACTTGGTTTTCAGAACCTAAAGAATCATATGAATTAATTAGTTTTCTTCAAGATGTTAATCCAGACGCAATGATTATCAGAAGCGACAAAGCCACTAAAGAAGTTATTGAAGCAGGTAAAAATTTAAAAATCATTGTTCGCGCCGGTGCGGGTTATGATAATATTGATTTGGCTGCTGCTACTGCCAAAGGCATTGTTGCAATGAATACTCCCGGACAAAATTCAAATGCAGTTGCTGAACTTGCAGCAGGCATGATGGTTTTCATGGCACGTGCACAATTTAAAGGTGGCTCAGGCTCTGAACTTAAAGGAAAGAAATTAGGATTGCATGCTTATGGTCATGTTCCTAAAATGCTTGCCAACATTGCAAAAGGATTTGGTATGGAAGTATATGCTTTCGACCCGTTTGTTCCTGAAGCCAATATTACAAAAGACGGAGTAAAGGTTGTAAAGAATATTGAAGAACTTTATTCTACATGCCATTATGTTTCTTTACATATTCCGGCAAACGACAAAACAAAAAAATCAATCAATTTTGATTTGATGTCGAAAATGCCTAAAGGCGGAACTATTGTGAATACTGCACGTAAAGAAGTTATGGATGAAGGATGTTTGAAAAAAATGCTGGAAGAAAGACCTGACTTCAAATATATTTCTGATATTGCTCCTGAATGCCATGCCGATTTGTTGAAATATGAAAACCGTTATTACAGCACTCCCAAAAAACAGGGAGCTGAAACTTCGGAAGCCAATATCAATGCCGGACTTGCAGCAGCAAATCAAATTGTGAACTTCATAAAGAAAGGCGACAAAACTTTCCAGGTAAACAAATAA
- the serC gene encoding 3-phosphoserine/phosphohydroxythreonine transaminase, with protein MKKVHNFNAGPSILPRIAIENTAKAVLDLNGIGMSVLEISHRSKDFQAVIDEAVALFKEQLGVPEGYHVLFLGGGASMQFCMVPFNFLEKKAAYLETGVWAKKAIKEAKLFGEVNIVASSSDKNFTYIPKGWEIPKDVDYMHITTNNTIYGSEIRYDMDSPVPLIADMSSDIFSRPVDVKKYAMIYGGAQKNLGPAGATFVVVREDVLGKVSRKIPSMLDYRTHIAEGSMYNTPPCLPIYTIMETLRWLKSIGGVKVMEEMNKKKANLLYNAIDSSKIFVGTVEKDSRSLMNICFVMKPDYAKLEDEFMNFAKANGMVGIKGHRSVGGFRASTYNALPIESVQALVDCMKEFEKQKA; from the coding sequence ATGAAAAAAGTTCATAATTTTAATGCAGGACCTTCAATTCTTCCCAGAATCGCTATTGAAAACACAGCAAAAGCTGTACTTGACCTTAATGGTATAGGTATGTCGGTTCTCGAAATTTCACACCGCAGTAAGGATTTTCAGGCAGTAATTGACGAAGCAGTAGCATTATTTAAAGAACAACTTGGAGTTCCCGAAGGATACCATGTATTATTCCTTGGCGGTGGTGCCAGCATGCAATTCTGTATGGTTCCTTTTAATTTCCTGGAAAAGAAAGCTGCATATCTTGAAACAGGTGTGTGGGCTAAGAAAGCCATTAAAGAAGCAAAACTTTTTGGCGAAGTTAATATTGTAGCTTCTTCATCTGATAAGAATTTTACTTACATTCCAAAAGGATGGGAAATACCCAAAGATGTTGACTACATGCACATCACTACCAATAACACTATTTACGGTTCTGAAATCAGGTATGACATGGACAGTCCTGTTCCTTTGATTGCTGATATGTCATCTGATATTTTCAGTCGTCCGGTTGATGTAAAGAAATATGCAATGATTTACGGTGGCGCCCAGAAAAACTTAGGACCTGCAGGTGCTACATTTGTTGTCGTTCGCGAGGATGTACTTGGTAAGGTTAGCCGCAAAATCCCTTCAATGCTCGATTACAGAACACACATAGCAGAAGGTTCAATGTACAATACTCCTCCATGTCTTCCTATATACACTATCATGGAAACACTGCGTTGGTTAAAATCAATTGGTGGTGTGAAAGTGATGGAAGAAATGAATAAGAAAAAAGCAAACCTTTTATATAACGCTATTGATAGCAGCAAAATATTTGTTGGTACTGTTGAAAAAGATTCACGCTCATTGATGAATATTTGCTTTGTTATGAAACCCGATTATGCTAAATTGGAAGATGAATTCATGAATTTTGCAAAAGCAAACGGAATGGTTGGAATTAAAGGACATCGTTCGGTTGGCGGTTTCAGGGCATCTACATACAATGCATTACCAATTGAAAGCGTTCAGGCATTAGTTGACTGCATGAAAGAATTTGAAAAACAAAAAGCATAG